The genomic region TAGAATTCGCATATTCCATTGTAAGCTGAATCATATCTAAAATTTCACTATCACTTGCACTATTACTATAGTTGTTTTCCTTTAAGTTCGATGCCCTTTTTATTGCCAAAGTATGTACTGTAATGTTCGTAGGACTTATATTTTTAATTTGCTCCATTGTATATTTTAACATATCTATGTTCTCATTTGGTAATCCAATAATAATATCCATATTAATATTATTAAAACCTGCTTCCTTTGCCATATTATAGGCTTTAACTATATCATCTGCCCTATGCTCACGATTTATATGCTCTAATGTACAGTCATTCATTGTTTGAGGATTAATACTTATTCTTGTAACTCCATATCCTTTAAAAACTTTGAGTTTTTCAAAAGTAATGGTTTCTGGCCTGCCAGCCTCGAATGTATATTCTCTAATATTAGTCAAATTAAAGTTGTTTTTCAGGCAATCTAGTATCTTCTCTATTTCAGTATGAGTTAAGGAGCTTGGAGTTCCACCACCAATATAAACAGTATCAATATCCTTGGTTCTTACAGAGTCAAGCTTTGCTGTTTTCTCTATTTCTTCACATAATCTATCGACATATGTTTCTGTTAAATGGCCTGCCTTTTTCATAGGGTTTGATGGAAATGAGCAATAGGTACATTTTGTAGGACAGAAAGGCACACTTACATATAGACTGATTTTATTATCATCTATAGGATATAGAACCTTATACTCTGTCTTTGCTACTTGTAACAATAGATTTGCTTTATGTTCTGCTATAAAGTATAGAGTCTTTAAATTCTCTATAATTTCTGAATCATCTAAATTATCCTTTAACATTTCATGTACTAGCTTAGTTGGTCTAATTCCAGTTAATATGCCCCAAGGTGTATCTTTTTTGACCAGTTTTTTAAGTAAAGCATAAATACCCCTTTTAACAAACAACTTACATAATTTAGTATCTCTAAGTATGTCATTAGTTCTGTCAGCTTCTTCTACAAATTTATCATATACTTCATTTAATCGACCTACAGTAGCAACTATAATTTTATTGTCCTTAAACTCTAATTTACTGATAATTTCATTAGAATTCTCAGGCTCTATATTTAAAAGTACTCCCTCTGAAGAATAGGTACATGGAATTACCTCTCCAGAAAGTTGAAATACCTTTAGAAGTTCTGTTATTTCATAACTATAGTTGTGATTATATGCCTTAATTTTTAACATTTCATTACCTCGTTTATGCTTATAAATGGTCTTTATGCTTCTTAATGTATATAATTAATGCCCAGGGGATTAAAATCCCCTAAGGCCTAATTAAAGCTTCTTAACTTAAAAATGGATTTGAAACTCTTTCTCTACCAATTGTAGACGTAGGCCCATGACCTGGTAGTACATTGATGCTATCATCTAATACCAATATTTTATCTTTAATTGCTTGAATTAGTTGAGCATAATTTCCACCTTCTAAATCTGTTCTACCAATAGAACCAGCAAATAAGGAGTCCCCACAAATTAAAACATTTTCAAATAAAATACATATTCCACCCTTAGAGTGTCCTGGTGTATGTATAATTTTAAGTTCCATATCTCCAATATTTAAAACATCACCATCATTAAGGAATTGATCTGCTCCCATCTCAATAGCCTTACCACCCATAAAAGATGTGAAATTTCTATTTTTATCTTGAAGCATTCCATCATCATTTTGATGTAAAAGAACTGGTGCTTTAGTTTCGGCCTTTACTACATCTAATGCCCCAATGTGATCTCCATGGGCATGAGTAAGTATTATATATTTAACTTTTAAGTTATGTTTATTTACAGCTGCTAAGATAGCCTTTCCATCAGCTCCAGGATCAACTACAATCGCTTCCCTAGTTTTTTCGTCACCAACAATATAACAATTTACTGCATATGATCCAACTACTACTCTTTCTAATATCATCCTTAAGTCCTCCTAAAATAATTTTTTACTATCTATAAGTACTGTAACTGGTCCATCATTAATCGAGTGAACCATCATATGAGCTTGAAAAACCCCGGTTTCAACTATTATGTTGTTTATCTTGCATTCTTCAATAAAAATATTGTAAAGCTCCTGAGCCTTTTCTGGTCTTGCAGCTTCACTAAAGTTTGGTCTTCTACCTTTTCTACAATCCCCCATAAGTGTGAATTGAGATACCAATAGAAGCCTACCATTTGTATCTATTAATGATAAATTCATTTTTTCTTCACTATCTTCAAATATTCTAAGGTTGATTACTTTCTCAACCATATATTTTATATCTTCTACAGTATCATCTGCAGATATTCCTAAATATACTAAAAGGCCCTTTTCGATTTCCCCAGTTAATTGATTATTTACCTCAACTTTACCTTGACTTATTCTTTGTACTACAGCCCTCATATGAACCCCCTAACTACGTTAAAACCCTAAATACATCTAGTACTCCCTTAACGTGTCTAAATTTAGTCATAAGCTTATCTAGATCCTCTGTATCTGTAATTTCTAATACTAGATTTAATAAGGCGATTTTTTCTTTATTAGTTCTAGCATTTAGTGAAGTTACAGTGACTCTTGCTTCTGATAGAATTTTTGTTAGTTCGGATAGCAGTCCTTTTCTATCACTAGCTCTAATTTGGATTTCCACATTAAAGCAAATAGGCTTTGTAGTATCCCAATCAACTTCAATATATCTCTCTGTAGTTTCAGCACTTTCTTTTAAACTTGGGCAGTCGCTTCTATGAACCGAAACCCCTCTGCCTCTAGTTATATATCCCACTATGTCATCACCTGGCACTGGATTACAACATCTTGCAAATCTAATCATTATGTTATCTATTCCCTTAACTGTAACACCTTGGCTCTTCTTATTCTTTCGATCATGATGTTGTTGTTTTTGGTTACTTACTTGTGGTAATTCTTCAATAGTTTCCTTAGGTGCATCTTTCTTAATATGGTCCCTTATTTTAGGTATTACTTGGTTTAATGTAATTCCACCATAACCTATTGCCGCATATAGGTCTTCTTCAGTTGGTAAGCTTAATTTTTTAGAAATGACATTTGATATTTTAGCTAAATTAGCTTCAGTCAAAATTATTCCTTTTCTTCTAAGCTCTTTATCTAGGAGCTCTTTACCCTTTACAATATTTTCTTCTCTTCGCTCTTTTTTAAACCATTGCTTAATTCTTGCAGCAGCCTGAGAGCTCTTAACAATTTTAAGCCAATCCCTACTTGGACCATTACTGCTTGAAGATGTTAAAATTTCGACTATATTACCATTTTTAAGCTTATAGTCTATTGGTACTATTCTTCCATCAACTTTAGCACCTACACATTTATTTCCAATATCAGAGTGAATCTTATATGCAAAATCTATTGGAGTAGAGCCGGTTGGTAAACTAATAACCTTACCCTTTGGAGTAAATACAAATACCTCATTAGTAAATAGGTCAATTTTTAATGACTCCATAAATTCTTTAGGATCTTTAGTTTCCTTTTCCCACTCAAGCATCTGTCTTAGCCATGCTAATTTATCATCTATATCTGCTTGCTCCGCATCAGTTTTATTTTCCTTATACTTCCAATGGGCAGCAATACCATATTCAGCAATTTGGTGCATTTCATATGTTCTAATCTGTATTTCAAATGGGTCGCCCTTTGGACCAATAACCGTTGTATGTAAAGATTGATACATATTAGGTTTTGGCATAGCAATATAATCCTTAAATCTGCCTGGTATTGGCTTCCATAGGGTGTGTACAACACCTAAAACCCCATAGCAATCTTTAATAGATCCAACTAAAACCCTAATAGCCAAAAAGTCAAATATTTCATCAAAGGACTTACCTTGATACTTCATTTTTCTATAGATGCTATAGAAATGCTTAGGTCTACCTGAAATTTCACTTTCTATTTCAAATTCCTCTAGCTTTTCATGTAGCTGACTTATTACCGTATTTATAAACATTTCTCTGTCTTTACGTTTTTGTGCTACTTTTTCTACTAATTCGTAATAGCCATCTGTATCAATATACCTTAAGCATAGATCTTCTAATTCCCACTTAATTCTAGATATACCTAACCTATTAGCTATAGGGGCAAAAATTTCTAGAGTCTCCATTGCTTTCTCTTTTTTCTTTTCATCACTCTGATACTTTAAAGTTCTCATATTATGTAGTCTATCTGCTAATTTTATAAGGATAACTCTTATATCCTTAGCCATTGCAATAAACATTTTTCTTAAATTTTCAGCCTGTCGTTCTTCCTTTGATTCAAAGGAAAGACGAGTCAATTTAGTTACGCCTTCCACTAGTTCAGCGATCTCTTCACCGAATTCAAGCCTTAATTCCTTATACCCATAATATGTGTCTTCAATGACATCGTGTAATAAACCTGCAGCAATTGTACTACTATCCATTTGTAGCTGGATTAGGATTTTTGCCACTTCAACTGGATGTGAAAAAAAGCGTTCTCCAGACTTTCTCATTTGGCCTTCGTGAGCAGCCTCTGCAAAGTTGTACGCCTTAACAATTAATTCCACATCACAGTTAGGATTATATTCTTCTATCATACTAATAAAATTTTCTAACATATCCTAATCACTCTTTTCAGTACATCTAAGATTTATATATATAATTCTATTCTAATATTGAACTAATGAGCTTGTCTTATAATTTTTAAGTACATTTTTTCCGTTTAAAAAGGTTAATTCTATTAAAAAATTCATTGAAACAACTTCTCCGCCTAATTGTTCAACTAATTTAGCAGTGGCTAAAACTGTCCCACCTGTTGCTAGTAGATCGTCAACAATTGCTACTCTTTGCCCTTTTGTAATAGCATCCTTATGTATTTCTAGAGTATCAGTTCCATATTCTAATGCATATTCATATTTAATAGTTTCAGCAGGAAGCTTACCAGGCTTTCTAATAGGAACAAAACCCGCCCCAATGTTATACGCCACTGGGCAACCAAATATAAAGCCTCTTGATTCTGGACCAACTACAATATCAACATTTAAATCCTTTAATTGCTCAGATAATTTATCAATTGAATATTTAAAGGCCTCTTTATCCTTTAAAAGAGTAGTTATATCCTTATAGTTAATACCCTCTTGTGGAAAATCCTGAATTTCTCTAATCTTACTTCTTAAGTCCATTTTCTTTCCTCCTCGATATGGTTAAGCAACCTTTTTTTATAATTTAGGAAGCTATTATAACAATCAATATATGATTTGTAGCTTAGTAAATCTTCAATATTTATTTTGCTTTTTTGTACCTCTATATTAATACTTACATACCCTTTCTGTCCAAGAATAAATGGATCTTTTATTAGATTACCCTCTGAGAAAATTACTAATGACCTATTTAAAAGAATAGTATTTATATCAAATTTTTGTCCTTTAATATATGAAATAATTTCACTTAACTCAACAGTAGAGTTATTAAAATTATCCCTTAATGCTTTATAAACTATTGTTAGTTTATCTCTAGTTGGAGTAATACTTTTTATAAATCTTTCATTTGATAATTCGTCATTTTTCTCATATAGAATTATTTTATTTACACTTTGTTCCTTAGTAATAAATGTAATTAAGTCCATTTGTGTAAAGAAGAAATCATATGCAATAATATTATTATATATTTTATACTGAATTTTATCAATATTTGGATTAATTATAATATCAATTGTATTTTTGTGGCGGTTATTATCTATAGGGTTATTGAAGAAAATATTTACCCGACTACTACTCCCTTGCCTAATATCCATTAATTTAAATATTCTAGAAGCCTGTTCTAATGTATTTACGATTATTAGTAGTGGACCTTCAGCCCTATAAATATAGTTAACTAAAAAGTAATCCTTATCCTCGTAATAATGGATATAATTATTTAGAGTCGATAAGTCAACTTCTTTTATATCTTCAACCATTTTTTTTTCAATAAATGAGTTAAAGTATTGGGTCTTAATTTCCTCATTGGTATATGTATTAGAAAACAATTTTATATCCTTAAGCTTTAACTGTATAGTCTTTTTGTTATTAAAAAAATTAAACTCAGGTGTAAACACTGCCCCAATTTTATTATTATGTTCAATAGCAGCCGCATAACTTCCCATATTAAAGCCAATAGATTCTATTACTTTATTACCCTCTGAAAATTGAATCTTAATGTGCTTTCCATCACTGCCTAAAATATTTATCTTTTTAGTTTTTAGATTGATACAGTAAAATTGTGGTGTTGGATTTCCTATACCATAAGGCTCTAAATTTGAAAGTTCGTCAATAAATGATTCATTTATGTTATTTAGCATTAACTCCGTATCACAATGAATTTCAGGTATTAAGTCTTCCTCTGAAAGAATTTCATTTGCGAGCTCATTTATTTTTGTCCTAAATGCTTGTACATTTTCTTGTAGCAAGGTTAACCCTGCAGCCTGTTCATGTCCTCCAAATTTCAAGAAAAGATCGCCACAGCTTTCCAAGGCTTTAAACAGATTAAACTTTGAAATGCTTCGAGCTGACCCCTTAGCAATCCCGTGTTCAACAGCTAAAATTATTGTTGGCTTGTGAAATTTCTCTACAACTCTTGAGGCCACTATTCCTATAACCCCATGATGCCATCCATCGCCACTTATAACTAATACTTTTTCGTGTTCGTAATTTTTATCTGATTCTACAATTCTCAAGGCCTCTTCTACTATTTCCGCCTCCATATCTTGCCTTTTACTATTTTCATCACTTAAAAGCTTTGCCAAATTCCTAGCTTCATTTATATCATCAGTTATTAACAGCCTTACTGCATTCTGCGGAGAACTAATTCTACCCGCAGCATTTATTCTTGGTGCGATCATATATCCAATGTGTCCAGCAGTAATTTTCTTTCCTTCTAAACCACAGCTTTCCACTAACATTTTTATACCTAAATTATTGCTATTTTCTATAATTCCTAAACCATATTTAACAAATATTCTGTTTTCATCAGTTAAAGGTACCATATCCGCAATAGTTGCAATCGCAACTATATCAATGAATATATCTATATGGCTTATAAATATTTCCTTTGGTAATAGGGCTTGTATTAATTTAAATGCTATACCGCATCCACAAGGCATTTTAAATGGGTAGTTGCATCCATCCTGTTTAGGATTAATTATAGCTATAGCTCTAGGCAATTCCCTTTGACACTCATGATGATCCGTAATTATTACATCAATGCCAAGCTCTTTAGCCTTTTCTACTTCTTTTACAGCTGTAATACCACAGTCTACTGTAATAATCAAATTGCC from Serpentinicella alkaliphila harbors:
- the hemZ gene encoding coproporphyrinogen dehydrogenase HemZ encodes the protein MLKIKAYNHNYSYEITELLKVFQLSGEVIPCTYSSEGVLLNIEPENSNEIISKLEFKDNKIIVATVGRLNEVYDKFVEEADRTNDILRDTKLCKLFVKRGIYALLKKLVKKDTPWGILTGIRPTKLVHEMLKDNLDDSEIIENLKTLYFIAEHKANLLLQVAKTEYKVLYPIDDNKISLYVSVPFCPTKCTYCSFPSNPMKKAGHLTETYVDRLCEEIEKTAKLDSVRTKDIDTVYIGGGTPSSLTHTEIEKILDCLKNNFNLTNIREYTFEAGRPETITFEKLKVFKGYGVTRISINPQTMNDCTLEHINREHRADDIVKAYNMAKEAGFNNINMDIIIGLPNENIDMLKYTMEQIKNISPTNITVHTLAIKRASNLKENNYSNSASDSEILDMIQLTMEYANSMGLNPYYLYRQKHMVGNLENIGYCKPGYEGIYNIQIMEEKQTIIAFGAGAVTKIVFNEENRLERVPNVKSLEHYLDRVDEMVERKRKILEGIVC
- a CDS encoding MBL fold metallo-hydrolase — encoded protein: MILERVVVGSYAVNCYIVGDEKTREAIVVDPGADGKAILAAVNKHNLKVKYIILTHAHGDHIGALDVVKAETKAPVLLHQNDDGMLQDKNRNFTSFMGGKAIEMGADQFLNDGDVLNIGDMELKIIHTPGHSKGGICILFENVLICGDSLFAGSIGRTDLEGGNYAQLIQAIKDKILVLDDSINVLPGHGPTSTIGRERVSNPFLS
- the dtd gene encoding D-aminoacyl-tRNA deacylase is translated as MRAVVQRISQGKVEVNNQLTGEIEKGLLVYLGISADDTVEDIKYMVEKVINLRIFEDSEEKMNLSLIDTNGRLLLVSQFTLMGDCRKGRRPNFSEAARPEKAQELYNIFIEECKINNIIVETGVFQAHMMVHSINDGPVTVLIDSKKLF
- a CDS encoding RelA/SpoT family protein — translated: MLENFISMIEEYNPNCDVELIVKAYNFAEAAHEGQMRKSGERFFSHPVEVAKILIQLQMDSSTIAAGLLHDVIEDTYYGYKELRLEFGEEIAELVEGVTKLTRLSFESKEERQAENLRKMFIAMAKDIRVILIKLADRLHNMRTLKYQSDEKKKEKAMETLEIFAPIANRLGISRIKWELEDLCLRYIDTDGYYELVEKVAQKRKDREMFINTVISQLHEKLEEFEIESEISGRPKHFYSIYRKMKYQGKSFDEIFDFLAIRVLVGSIKDCYGVLGVVHTLWKPIPGRFKDYIAMPKPNMYQSLHTTVIGPKGDPFEIQIRTYEMHQIAEYGIAAHWKYKENKTDAEQADIDDKLAWLRQMLEWEKETKDPKEFMESLKIDLFTNEVFVFTPKGKVISLPTGSTPIDFAYKIHSDIGNKCVGAKVDGRIVPIDYKLKNGNIVEILTSSSSNGPSRDWLKIVKSSQAAARIKQWFKKERREENIVKGKELLDKELRRKGIILTEANLAKISNVISKKLSLPTEEDLYAAIGYGGITLNQVIPKIRDHIKKDAPKETIEELPQVSNQKQQHHDRKNKKSQGVTVKGIDNIMIRFARCCNPVPGDDIVGYITRGRGVSVHRSDCPSLKESAETTERYIEVDWDTTKPICFNVEIQIRASDRKGLLSELTKILSEARVTVTSLNARTNKEKIALLNLVLEITDTEDLDKLMTKFRHVKGVLDVFRVLT
- a CDS encoding adenine phosphoribosyltransferase; this translates as MDLRSKIREIQDFPQEGINYKDITTLLKDKEAFKYSIDKLSEQLKDLNVDIVVGPESRGFIFGCPVAYNIGAGFVPIRKPGKLPAETIKYEYALEYGTDTLEIHKDAITKGQRVAIVDDLLATGGTVLATAKLVEQLGGEVVSMNFLIELTFLNGKNVLKNYKTSSLVQY
- the recJ gene encoding single-stranded-DNA-specific exonuclease RecJ, with translation MLNRKYWIYRDHEQVHIDNLVKELNISEITARLLINRGFTDCSKAAVFLNSSLDDLNDPYLLKDMDRAVSKIKKAIDEKQAIWIYGDYDVDGISSTAVLIKYFNLINFPVNYYIPDRIEEGYGINLSAIEKIASEGGNLIITVDCGITAVKEVEKAKELGIDVIITDHHECQRELPRAIAIINPKQDGCNYPFKMPCGCGIAFKLIQALLPKEIFISHIDIFIDIVAIATIADMVPLTDENRIFVKYGLGIIENSNNLGIKMLVESCGLEGKKITAGHIGYMIAPRINAAGRISSPQNAVRLLITDDINEARNLAKLLSDENSKRQDMEAEIVEEALRIVESDKNYEHEKVLVISGDGWHHGVIGIVASRVVEKFHKPTIILAVEHGIAKGSARSISKFNLFKALESCGDLFLKFGGHEQAAGLTLLQENVQAFRTKINELANEILSEEDLIPEIHCDTELMLNNINESFIDELSNLEPYGIGNPTPQFYCINLKTKKINILGSDGKHIKIQFSEGNKVIESIGFNMGSYAAAIEHNNKIGAVFTPEFNFFNNKKTIQLKLKDIKLFSNTYTNEEIKTQYFNSFIEKKMVEDIKEVDLSTLNNYIHYYEDKDYFLVNYIYRAEGPLLIIVNTLEQASRIFKLMDIRQGSSSRVNIFFNNPIDNNRHKNTIDIIINPNIDKIQYKIYNNIIAYDFFFTQMDLITFITKEQSVNKIILYEKNDELSNERFIKSITPTRDKLTIVYKALRDNFNNSTVELSEIISYIKGQKFDINTILLNRSLVIFSEGNLIKDPFILGQKGYVSINIEVQKSKINIEDLLSYKSYIDCYNSFLNYKKRLLNHIEEERKWT